TTCCGGTAGTATTGCTGCCTACAAAGCGGTGTATCTGCTTCGCTTGCTGAAAAAAGCGGGCGCATCAGTGAAAGTGGTGACTACTCCGGCCGTTTCAGAGTTTGTAGGTGAACTGACCTTCGGTTCGCTTTCCGGGGAAAAGGTTTTCAGCGGATTGTGGGAAGCCAACTGGTCAGAACATGTCTCCCTCGGTACCTGGGCTGATCTTATGGTCGTCGCGCCGGCTACCGCCAATACGCTGGGCAAATTTGCTCATGGTCTCTGCGACAACGCGCTTACTGCTGTTTACCTCGCTGCCCGCTGCCCGGTATTGGTCGCTCCCGCCATGGATGCCGATATGATGATCCATCCCCGCACCACACACAATATCAAAACCCTGGAAGCCGACGGCTGCCGTGTTCTCCCCACAGGTACGGGTTTTCTCGCCAGCGGGCTCGAAGGTCCAGGCAGACTGCTGGAGCCGGATGAAATATTTGAACACATACTGACCTTCTTTTCCGATAAACCGCTCAAAGGCAAAAAACTGATGGTAACCGCTGGCCCCACCCGCGAAGCCATTGACCCGGTTCGATATATCTCCAATCACTCTTCCGGAAAAATGGGCTATGCAATAGCCGAAGTTGCCCGCGATATGGGCGCGGAAGTAACCCTCATCTCAGGCCCTACTTCCATAAATCCTCCGCAGGGAATTACCGTAACCCGCGTAGAATCTGCCGATGACATGTTTGCCGCAGTAAAAAATATTGCAGGCAATCAGGATGTTTTGATTATGTCTGCCGCTGTCGCTGACTATTCTCCCGAAACCATCGCCGACCAGAAAATCAAAAAAATAGGGGAGGATATGGTGCTTAAACTTCGAAAAACTACCGATATCCTCAAATATCTGGGCTCCGTCAAAACGAGCAACCAACTGCTTGTGGGTTTTGCCCTCGAAACAAATGATGCGTTAGAGAATGCAAGAAAAAAACTAACAGGGAAAAACCTCGATTTCGTAGTTTTAAACACTTTGCAGGATAAAGGCGCGGGGTTTTCGCACGATACCAATAAAATCACCCTGCTGGACAGATTTGGACAAACAGAGGAATTTTCACTTAAATCCAAACTTCTGGTCGCGCGGGACATCCTAGCCAAGGTTATTTCGTTACTAAAGAAAGATGCCTCAAAACATGAAATCACTGACTAAATTGTTTCTATTAGGGCTGTTTTTCGCAATTACAGCTCAGAGTTATGCTCAGGAACTGCTTTGTAATGTAAATGTCGATGCCAGCCGCATCCAAAGCGACCGGACGGTGTTTGAAGATATGCAGCAGACCATCTCCAGATATATCAATTTTCAAAAATGGACCAATGATGAGTTTGTGGCCCAGGAACGAATCCGGTGCAACCTTCAGATCATTGTGACGCAGCGCCCTTCCCCTGATTATTTTGTCTGCTCAGCCAACCTCCAGGTCTATCGCACAGCCTATAATACAACCTATGAGACGCTGCTGCTCAATATCAGCGATACGAAATTTAATTTCCGGTATGTGCCTTTTCAGCAGTTGGCTTTTGTCGATAACTCATTCAACGACAACCTCACCGCGTTGCTGAATTATTATATTTTTCTGATTCTGGCCTTTGACTACGACACCTATTCCCTCAACGGAGGGGCTGCATGGTTTCGGAAGGCGCAGGAAATCGTCAATCTTGCTTCCAGTGCTTCGCAGGAGTCAGGC
The DNA window shown above is from Bacteroidia bacterium and carries:
- the coaBC gene encoding bifunctional phosphopantothenoylcysteine decarboxylase/phosphopantothenate--cysteine ligase CoaBC → MLEDKKIILGVSGSIAAYKAVYLLRLLKKAGASVKVVTTPAVSEFVGELTFGSLSGEKVFSGLWEANWSEHVSLGTWADLMVVAPATANTLGKFAHGLCDNALTAVYLAARCPVLVAPAMDADMMIHPRTTHNIKTLEADGCRVLPTGTGFLASGLEGPGRLLEPDEIFEHILTFFSDKPLKGKKLMVTAGPTREAIDPVRYISNHSSGKMGYAIAEVARDMGAEVTLISGPTSINPPQGITVTRVESADDMFAAVKNIAGNQDVLIMSAAVADYSPETIADQKIKKIGEDMVLKLRKTTDILKYLGSVKTSNQLLVGFALETNDALENARKKLTGKNLDFVVLNTLQDKGAGFSHDTNKITLLDRFGQTEEFSLKSKLLVARDILAKVISLLKKDASKHEITD
- a CDS encoding DUF4835 family protein translates to MKSLTKLFLLGLFFAITAQSYAQELLCNVNVDASRIQSDRTVFEDMQQTISRYINFQKWTNDEFVAQERIRCNLQIIVTQRPSPDYFVCSANLQVYRTAYNTTYETLLLNISDTKFNFRYVPFQQLAFVDNSFNDNLTALLNYYIFLILAFDYDTYSLNGGAAWFRKAQEIVNLASSASQESGWRSNEDTRNRYWLTENLMNNSYRAFHTILYKYHRQGLDMMESNPANARRAIMDSLKELQRLTKQNSLLVLTKTFLDAKDDELVKVFTNAFVNDKKEFVEIMQDVDPSNIAQYNSVMN